The Spirulina subsalsa PCC 9445 region TTAGAAAATCTAGCTGAGGTGGCCTGGGACTTTATCACAGAGTTAGAGTTAATGGAGTGGGTAGAGGATCAATTAACTCAAGGGGATGTGATAGAAGAGGAAGGAGAACAACCCAGCTGACCTTCTGCCGACGCTGACCGCAAGGGGTACAACGGGGGCTTCCCCTTCCCTATGACCTGTTCCCCAATTTTGGACACAACCGGATTTTCCCGACCCCCCTGTTCCCTTGTTGGGTAAGTGCGTAGGCGTGTTATTCGACAGACCCTAGCTAACGAAACTGACTCAATAATTCATCTACCTTGGCCACCCCTTGACGATTATTTTGGGCTTGGTAGAGTCTGCGGGCTGTTTCTAGGGCTTCCCGGGCATCAGCAGAACGTCGGCGATCGCGCAAAACCGACCCCAGTTTAAAATGGGCCTCGGGATCATTGGGGGTTAACTCAGTCACTCGTCGATAAGCTGTACTGGCCATTAATAACTGACCTTGCTCCAGCCAAAAATCCGCTACAGCCATCTGAACATCTGCCGACTGGGGATCCAAGATTGAAGCCCGACGATAGGCCTCTTCTGCCCCCTCGATATTGCCTTGGGCAGCGCGGATCTTGCCGATTTGGAGATGAACTATAGCGTTGCGGGGATCCAGTTCTATAATGCTCTCCAGAACGGCCATCCCTCGCTCATAATTGCCTTGTTCTAAAAAGGCAACGGCAAGGGGTAAACGTAATTGAACATTACTGGGGAATTGTTGAGCGGCTCGTTCTAAGAGATCAATCGCTTTATCGAGTTGTCTCCGTTCCACTAACACAGTTCCCACTAAACCGTAAATATCGGCGCTATTATTGGGGTCTTTGGCAATGATTTGTTCATAGGTTTGAATGGCTCCCTCATAATTCCCATTGCGCAGTTGAACGACAGCTAATCCTAAATAACTCTCTTTGTGATTGGAGTCGAGTTGAATCGCGCGCTGGTAGGATGTGGCCGCACTGGTATAATCCCCCATTTTCGCCAAACTATAGCCAAGAGCATAGTGAAAATCAGCGTTATTGGCTTCTAGAGCAATGGCGCGGCGGTAAGCTTCGGCGGCGGCGCTGTAATTCTGTTGGCGGGCCTGTAGGTAGCCAATCCCCGAGAAAATTCGCGCATTGTTACCATCAAGCTGCATCGCTTGCTGATAAACGGCGATCGCATTAGCATAATCTCCCGAATCCACCAATTCCCGACCGCGACGCAAAAAGTCATTGAGTTGTTGGGTTCTAGAGGCCGTTTGGGCGACCTGTACTTCACTATAAACGGGGCGAGAAAACAGGCTAACCGCACAGCCTGCTAACAGCAGACTCCATAAAAGAGGGCGGGTTGTTGGTCGGAGTAATAATCCTTTCATAACTCTACTCAGTTGGATTCAAGTGTGAGGGTTAATAATTCTTAAAATACTATCACCCTTGGTTAATTTGACAAGATCAGAACCAATTCATTGGACTCCTCCAACTCCCAAAAAGTTCAAAGCTTACCTGTACATAAGGCCTGCTGAATATCCCTCTAAGCACTGTGAATAAGGCTTTTAGCGGTTTAGGAGCGAGAAAGTGCAAGGTTTTAGGGATAAATCATCAAAAAGTCTTGCCTTTTTTCGACTTCCCCTGTTCCCTGTTCCCCATTCCCTAACCCCACGAGCAGACTTATTCAGTAAGTCCTACATACATACACAGAAAAAGCAAGCCGTTTTCACGACTTGGCTTTGAGCTTGCTGTATTGGGAGGAGATATTGAGATACAAATGTTTGACAGAGTTTACGCATACCCGACTGAGCCAGAGGTTTAGGCAAAATCCGAAACGCTGTATTTCTTATGTAAATAAATGTAACAGATATTTTGCAATTTGGCAATATTTCTTTACATTTCTGCCCAAAGGAAGGGGGAACAGGGGGTAGAGGGGGAATTAAGAATGATTGCCTCTTGCCTAGACAAGAAAACCAAAAGCTGAATGGATT contains the following coding sequences:
- a CDS encoding tetratricopeptide repeat protein, with product MKGLLLRPTTRPLLWSLLLAGCAVSLFSRPVYSEVQVAQTASRTQQLNDFLRRGRELVDSGDYANAIAVYQQAMQLDGNNARIFSGIGYLQARQQNYSAAAEAYRRAIALEANNADFHYALGYSLAKMGDYTSAATSYQRAIQLDSNHKESYLGLAVVQLRNGNYEGAIQTYEQIIAKDPNNSADIYGLVGTVLVERRQLDKAIDLLERAAQQFPSNVQLRLPLAVAFLEQGNYERGMAVLESIIELDPRNAIVHLQIGKIRAAQGNIEGAEEAYRRASILDPQSADVQMAVADFWLEQGQLLMASTAYRRVTELTPNDPEAHFKLGSVLRDRRRSADAREALETARRLYQAQNNRQGVAKVDELLSQFR